The following are encoded in a window of Nomia melanderi isolate GNS246 chromosome 6, iyNomMela1, whole genome shotgun sequence genomic DNA:
- the CSP2 gene encoding chemosensory protein 2 gives MASTIKLVVFVGCTLLVCVATAESDEGQSGRSRVSDEQLNMALSDQRYLRRQLKCALGEAPCDPVGRRLKSLAPLVLRGSCPQCSPEETRQIKKVLSHIQRSYPKEWSKIVQQYAGV, from the exons ATGGCTTCGACGATCAAG CTGGTGGTGTTTGTCGGTTGCACTCTGCTCGTCTGCGTGGCCACGGCAGAATCGGACGAAGGACAGAGCGGAAGATCGCGAGTCTCGGACGAGCAGCTGAACATGGCCTTGAGCGACCAGCGTTACCTCAGGAGACAGCTGAAATGCGCCCTGGGAGAGGCGCCGTGCGACCCCGTCGGCAGACGCTTGAAAA GTTTAGCGCCGCTGGTTTTGAGAGGCTCCTGCCCGCAATGTAGCCCCGAGGAAACACGACAGATCAAGAAGGTCCTCTCGCACATTCAACGATCCTACCCGAAGGAATGGTCGAAGATAGTGCAGCAGTACGCCGGAGTTTAG